The window CATGCCCCTCCTCGGGGCGCTGGCCGACGTCGATGTGCTGTCCACCAAGTGCCAGCGCCCTGTCCACCGTCTGCCGCTGGTCCTCCAGAGAGGTGCTCGTCAGATCGAAGTGCATCCGGTTCTGGGCCACCTTCGGCTCCTGGCTCGGCAGGAAACGGATGCGGAACCCGGTGTCATCACTGGGCAGAAGCGTGACGCCGTCGTCCGGATCGTCGACCATCTCCCAACCCAGGACCCCCGCCCAGAACTGCGCGAGGCGCAGTGGTCGGCTTGCTCCGAAGCAGATCGCGAACAGTTGACACGTCATATCCCCTGCACATCCCCGATCCGCTGACTGACCGCTGTCGACGGGGCGCCCTGTCGGTTCCCCCCCCAGCGGAGCCTAGAGGTGGGCCGGGGTCGCCCGCACCCGAGTATTCGCCTCGCGTCCCCGGGACCGTTTCGTCGATTCCCGCTCACGGATGCGACCAATGCATCACCTCCTTGACCGGTGACGCAAAGTCGGGCAACAATCGCTACCTGCGTGTTGTCCCGGGCCGCGTCATACCTGACCACCATGAGGAGGGGATCGCATGGCCGAGGCGTACGGCATCGAGGTCGTCGTCTTCGACATCCTCGGAACGATGGTCGACGAGCCGGGTGGACTCCGAGCGGCCATCCGCGACGCGGTGCCCGGGGCCGACGACACGTCCGTCGAGCAGCTGCTCACGGTGTGGCGAGACCATGTCGAGCGCGAGCAGCAACGCATCGCCGAGGAAGGCCGGGCGTACACCAACACCGAGGTCATCGACCGCGAGGCAGCTCAACGCGTGGCCGACCGCGCCGGCCTCACCGACGCGGGCGCCATCGCGCGACTGGCTACCGCAAGCCAGCGCCTCAAACCCTGGGACGACTCCGTCACCGGACTCACGCGCCTTGCCCGGCGATTTCCCGTACTGGGACTCTCCAACGCGAGTCGCGCGACTCTCCTCAGCCTCAACGCGTACGCCCAACTGGGCTGGCACCAGGCCTTGTCCGCCGAAGATGCCCAGGCCTACAAGCCCGCGCCGGAGGTCTACCGCCTCGCACTCGACGCGGCAGGTTGTCCATCAGAACGTGTGCTGATGGTCGCCGCTCACGCCTGGGACCTTCGCGGAGCTCAGGCGGTGGGAATGCGAATCGCCTACGTTCACCGACCGGTCGGGGACCCGCCGGCGAGCACCGACACGTTCAACTGGCGGTCGGACACCCTGGACGAGTTGGTCACCGAACTGACGGCGTAACCCTGCTTGAGCAGTTGCTCGGGGGCGTGCGCGATCACCGCCGACGCCAGGATGGGCTGCAGAGCGTTGGCGAGCCGAAGGGGCTCACAGGCAGCCCCGCGCCCTCCTCCTGGTGGCCGTTGACAAAGCGGAACACGGTTCCGTACCGTAAACGGAACAACGCTCCGCTTCGGCCTGGCCGAAGCCGGATGCTCCTGCCCGCCTCACCTGCCGTCGGCCCGAACGAGACCGGCAGCTGAGGCTGTTGAAGGGAATTTCGCATCATGAGTGCATCTGCCTCTGTATCCGCATCGGCTCGGACGGCCGACACCGTCAGCTCGCCCGCTCCCGTCCTCTCGGTCAGTCCGGTGGTCCTGCCGGCCCCGGGTCGAGCGGTGGACCTTCAGATACGAGTCTCCGCGCCGGTGACAGGGAGCGACCTGCCGATCATCCTCCTCTCGCACGGCCAGGGCTACTCGAACCACCTTTCCTCGCTGAACGGCTACGCCCCACTCGCCAACTACTGGGCGGCACACGGCTTCGTCGTGATCCAGCCCACCCATCTGAGCTCCAGGACACTGAGCCTGGATCCGAGCACCCCCGGGGCACCTCTGCACTGGCGGTCACGGGCCGAGGACATGACGCGCATCCTCGACCAGCTCGACGTGATCGAGGCAGCCGTCCCGCAGCTCCTCGGGCGGCTGGACCACAGCAAGGTCGCCGTGGCCGGGCACTCGATGGGCGGGCACACCGCGAGCCTGCTGCTCGGCGCCCGGCTCACCGATCCGGACGACGGAACGGAAGTGAACCTGGCCGAGCCCCGGATCAGGGCGGGCGTCCTGCTTGCCGCGCCCGGCAGGGGCGGTGACGCTCTCACCGAGTCCGTGGCCGAGAGTCTTTCCTTCTTCCTGACCACGGACTTCTCGAAGATGACGACGCCCACGCTCGTGGTCGCCGGTGACAAGGACACCTCCGCCCACCTGACGGTCGCGGGTGCGGACTGGCATGCCGACCCGTACGTCCTCTCCCCGGGCCCCAAGTCCCTGCTCACCCTGTTCGACGCGGAGCACGGTCTCGGCGGGGTGTCCGGATACGACGTAGCCGAGACCACGGACGAGAACATCGAGCGGGTGGCAGCGGTTCAGCGCCTCACCTGCGCCTATCTCCGCTCTGAGCTCTTCCCCGGCGATTCCGCGTGGCAGGAGGCGCGCGACGCGCTGACGGCCGACGCCAATCCGCTCGGACGAGTCGAATCCAAGTAGGCCGACCGCTGTGCCGTCGCAGGCACAACGGGCCCCGCCCCGCATGGCCTCAGTGCGCAGACACAGCCGGAGGGCCGCTGGTGTGCCGTACCCGCAGCTCCATCGGAATGACTCTGGGTTCGGTGTCACCGTTGGCGACCATCAGCGCTTCCAGTGTCTGGGCGGCCTGCCGGCCCAGTTCGTCCCGGGCCAACGAGGCCGTGGTGAGTCGTCGTGAACTGGGCAGGTCGTCGAGGGAGATGTCGTCGCACCCGATGACCGACATGTCCTCGGGCACCCGCAGGCCCGACTCCTCCAGCGCGGTCACCGCACCGAGCGCCACGAGGTCGTTGTACGCGACAACGGCGGTGACACCGGAATCTCGTACGGCATCGGCCGCGGCGTAACCGTGCCGTGCCGTATGACCACAGGGGATGACCGTGACATCGACGCCGAACGCCGCCGCCGCGTCGAAGGCACGGATGCGTTCGGCATTGGCCCAGGATGCCTCGGGGCCGCTCAGATAGGCCACGCGGCGATGCCCGAGCTGGGTGAGATGGCCGCAGACCAGGGTCATCCCTCCGTAGAAGTCGACGGAGACCGAGGGGAGACTCAGCCCGGGGACGATCCGGTTGACCAGTACAACAGGGTGGCCACGCATGGACAGGTCGACGAGCTCGGCGCGGTTCATGCGTGGCGAGCACAGCAGCACACCGTCACAGCAGCGCATCAGGTCCTCGGCGAGCTCGTGCTCACTCGCCGCGTCCTCGTCCGACTCCATCACCATCACCCGCCGCCCGTGCGAACGGGCCACGGCGGAGACGGACTTGAGGACATCGGGGAAGTACGGGTTGGACAGGTCGGGCACGAGGACACCGATGGCGCCCGCCTCACCGCGGGCCAGGCCCTGGGCCGCGGCGTTGGGGCGGTAGCCGAGTTCGGCGACCGCGTCCTGCACCCGGCGAGCCAGTTCGGGGTCGACCCGGGCCGTGCCGTTGAGAACACGGGAGACGGTGGAGGTGGAAACCCCTGCCGCCGTGCCGACATCGGTGATCGTCACCCGCCGCTGACGTGCACCCTTCTTCGCGACAGAAGCGCTCGCCACGGCGGAGGCGCTCGCCACGGCGGAGGCACCCGCCGCGCCCGTTGGTTCGGACTTCCCGGGCATGCCGTCCTTCGACGGATCCGGCTCCGCGGAGGTTCTCGGATTTTCCGTCATGTCCGGTACTTTCGACGTTGCCAAGCCCAGCTCCCCGTGTCCCTCGATCCGTGGCCACAGTAGTTCGTCGTTCAGTGTGCGGGCGATGTGGCCGTCGGCCCGGACTGCATTCCGCGCAGGAACCCGAGGTCCCGGCGGACCGCCGCGAGCGGGTCGTCGGCCGGATAGTGGACGTGCAGGGACAACGGACCGGTGTAACCGAGCTCTTCGAGACCGGGCAGGATCGTGGCCCAGGGGACGACACCGCCGTCGGCGAGCGGCTGCCACCTGCAGGTCCATGACCCACGCGCCGCACCTGGTTCCCACACCGCGTTCTTCACACCCACACAGCCGACACGGTCCAGGCCGCCGAGAACATCGACGGTGAGCCGCCAGTCCTCGCTTCCCTCCTTGGCCTGGTTCCCCGGGTCGGGATGGACGAGGACGTCGTCGCGGCCGTCCAGGAGTCGTGACGCGTGCGCGGCCGAGGGATGCAGTGTGCCGTGGTGCAGCGCGAGCACGAGCCGGACGCCGTGGCGGGCGGCGAGTTCGGCGAGGCTCGCGAGGTCGCGGCGGGCCCGGTCCAGGCAGGCGGCGTAGTCGGCTCCGGCGTCGTAGCGGTAGAACCCCACGCGCATGAGGGGCACGCCTGCCTCGGCACAGTGCCCGACGACCCGCTCGGACTCGCTGTCCGCCGAGGTCAGGTCCGTACTGACGAGGCCGGTCTCAAGTCCGTTGCCGTGCAAGGCGCGTGACGTCTCGGCAATGCGCCAGGACGTGCTGGGTGTGACGGTCTGCCCGTCCCTGACCAGCAGGTCGGCGCCGTCCGCGCCCGCCTCCGCCAGCTGATCGGCAAGCTCCGAGGGCGACAGATCACCGAACGGTTTCGTGAGGACGAGGACACGCACAACGAACTCCATTCCGGTCGCTCGCGAGCCCGCGCAGGCCGTGACCGACACCGTGAAAATCTGTGAAAGCGCTCCCTCAGCTTAACCAACACTCGCGCCGACGATCGATTGTTCGCACAACACTGCAGTTCAGACGCCTAGTTGGTGGTATCTGAGTGGGACTCCGTCAAATCTTCTCTGTGAAAACGCTTGCTAGGCCAGATGCTGCGCCCTAACGTCATCCGCGCCTCAGTCCCGAGAGCCGCTCGGGTCGCCATCTCGACGGAGCAGGAGCCGACCATGGGCACAGGACACAGAGTTGGAGCATCCCGGATCGGCAGGCTGGCGCTCGCGCCCCTGCTGCTGGCACCACTTCTTGCGGGATGCGGTGGAAGCTCCGGAAGTTCGGGCACCACGCTCAAGATCTGGGACTACTCGGCGGAGCAGACGGACTTCCACAAGAAGGCCGCCGAGGAGTTCCACCGGCAGCACCCGGACATCACCGTGCAGTGGCAGTCGATCGCCCAGGACGAGTACAAGCGGACACTCCCGCTGGCCTTCCAGAGTGGTCAGGGCCCGGACATCTTCTACTGGAGCGACAACGGGCCCCTGGCCATGTCCCAACTGCTCAACCAGAAGTGGATCCAGCCCCTCAACGAGGGCTCCGCGCTGCCCGCGAGCTTCACCAAGCGCTGGCCCGAAGGCTCGTTCATCGACGGGGTCAACCAACTCGACGGGAAGACATACGCGTTCCCCTTCTCCGAGAGCACCTACTGGGGCCCCGGCTACATGTTCCTCAACAAGAAAGTCTTCGGCGACGCCGGTCTCGACACCGCGAAGCCGCCGAAGACCTGGTCCGAACTGAAGAGCGCCTGCGCGCAGATCAAGGCGAGGACGAAGGCGTACTGCATCGCCTCGCCCAGCAAGGACGTCGACTTCCAGCGCATCTTCTACGCTCTCGCCGCGGGCGAATACACCTTCAACGACGGGTTCTTCGACTACAGGAAGGGCACGTTCTCGCTGGCCGAACCGCAGGCCCAGAAGGTGTTCGCCTTCATCCAGGAGCTCAAGAAGGACGGGTACCTGGCACCCGGCACCAACGACAAGAGCTTCTCCCGGCAGCAGTTCGCCACGGGACAGGCCGGCATCATCATGGACGGCACCTGGACTCCCTCGGTGTTCAAGTCCCTCGGCCTGGAATCCTCGAAGTACTCCATCGCCGCGCACCCCGTCCCCGACTCGGGCGCCAAGGGCGCCCTGTGGAGCCAGCCCGACGGCAACAAGTACTGGGTGAGCGCGAATACGAAGCAGTCGAAGGCCGCCTGGACCTTCATGAACTGGCTGACCCGGCCCGACGGTTACTTCGCCGAGCAGTACCTCGAAGGCGGCTTCGGGACACTGGCGTTCGCTGACAACGACCGCTACATCAAGGATCCCGCGATGCGACAGATCATGGGGATAGCCGGCAAGCCCGGCTACCGCGTCGACCTGCCGCTCCCGGTCACCAAGTGCCCGGACCTGGTGAAGTCCCAGGCCTACGTCAAGGCCATCGGCGAGCGTCCCAACTGGGAGTACGAGGCGATGTCCGGCGCCCTGAGCGGCGACAAGTCGCTGAAGCCGGAGGCCGAACGGGTCGTCGAGCATCGTCAGAAGACCCTGACGGCCGAACTCAAGAAGGAAGCGGCCCAGGGGCTGAAGGTCTCCCTCGACTGCTTCACCTTCCCCGACTGGTCGTACACCTCCGACTACCGGCCGGCCAAGTAGCCGCCTACGCCCCGGAAGCCGGATGTCAGCCAGCCGCAAAGGACCTCACATGGCTCTCGCCCCCGCCAGCCCGCATCCACCCGACACCGCCACGGCCACGGCCACCCGACCCGGCAAGGTTGCGCGCCGGCCCAAGCCTTCTTCGGAGCCACCGGAGGGAAACCGTGAGCGCGCCAAGGGGCGCGACCGGCTGTGGGTGGCCGCCTTTCTCGTGCCGTTCCTCGTCCTCTACATGGGCTTCACCCTCTGGCCGCTGATCGCGACGGTCTACTACTCGTTCTTCGACTGGTCCGGCAGCGGACCGCTCGACAACTTCGTCGGTGGCGACAACTACAGCCGTATCCTCGGCGATCCGCTCTTCTGGCAGGCCGTCGTCAACACCCTGTTGTTCGCCGTCGGTACGACCCTGATCAAGCTGCCGCTGTCCCTCCTCGCCGCGCTGGTGATGACGAGGAAGTGGCTGCGGGCGAAGAGGGCGCTGCGCACCGTCTTCTTCGCACCGCTGATCATCCCGGTGGCGATGGCAGGACTGGTCTTCACCTACCTGCTCAACCCGTCCAACGGCGCCCTCAACTCCGCACTGCACGGACTCGGCCTGACCGACGGCACGACCGATGTCTTCGCCAACCGCTGGACCGCGCTGCTGGCCCTGGTCCTGATCTCCGTCTGGCAGGTCTTCGGCCAGTACATGATCTATTGGATGGCTGCGCTGCAGAACGTCCCCGACGAACTGTACGAAGCCGCCGAGCTCGACGGCGCCAGTGAATGGCAGAAGCTCACACGGATCACGCTGCCGCTGATCCGTCCCGTGGCCGTGGTCATCGTGATGCTCGCTCTGGTCAACGCGATGCATGTGTTCGGGCTCGTCGTCACGCTCACCGGCGGAGGCCCCGGCACGAGCACCTACGTGGTCTCGTACTTCATCTACAAGCAGGCCTTCGGCTCGATGCCCTTCGCGTACGGATACGCGTCCGCGGCCGCCCTGCTGTTCTCCGTCATGGCGTTTCTCCTCGTCACCAGTCAGGGCCTCTTCGTGCGCCGCGCACAGAAGATGCGGAAGGAGTACGGAGTCTGATGTCCCGTCCCGAACTCCGCACACCGCGAGCGCCACGCCTCTCGCGGCTGTCACGGCCCGCGCGCGCCAACCTCATCGCCCTGCCCTTGTTGATCGTGGTGGGTCTCGTCTGGGTCTATCCCTTCCTCTGGATCGTCGCGGGAGCGTTCAAGACACAGACGGGCCTTTTCACCGGCGGCGCCAGCCTCATGCCCGACCAGTGGAACTTCGACAACTTCCGCCGGGCATGGGTGGACGCGGGGTTCTCCAGATACTTCTTCAACACGATTCTGTACGCGGTCGTGTCCACCGTCATCGAACTGTTCAAGTCGGCCCTGTGCGGATACATTCTGGCCCGGTACGAATTCCCGGGACGAAAGCTCCTGCACCGCATGATCATTGCCACCCTGTTCGTACCGGTGGCCTCCATCATCATCCCGCAGTTCGTCCTGGTGGAACGGCTCGGCCTGCTGAACACCCAGGCCGGGGTCATCCTGGCCATGTCCGGAGCGGCCGGCGCCCTCTACGTGCTGCTCTTCATCGGCTTCTTCTCGGGCATCCCGAGCGACCTGTTCGACGCGGCAAAGCTCGACGGCGCCGGATTCCTCCGCACATTCCGGCTGGTCCTCCCGCTGGCAAAGCCCGTCATCGCGGTGGTCGTCATCTTCCAGTTCATCACCAACTGGAACGAGTTCAACATTCCCTTGGTGTTCACGCTCGGCCAGCCGGATCTGCAGAACCTGGCCGTCGGAATGCTGTCGTTCAAGGGTGAGCACTCCGTGGACTGGACCGGATTCGCCGCCGGGATGACGCTCTCCGTCATTCCCATGCTGATTGTCTTCGTCTTCTTCCAGAGTTACTTCGTGCGCGGCCTCGCCGGCGCCACCAAGGAGTGAACCACGTGACAACCGAGCCACCCGGCTCCGTCGATCTCAGCGGCACCTTCGCCTACACCTGGGACCTGGTGGGCGACCCCGCCGCGGCCGAACGAATAGCCTCACTCGGCGTGGGCGCGGTGGTCCTGCAGGCCGCCTACCACTCGGTGCGCGCCATGACGCCGTACCACCCCGCCCACCGCACCGTGCATGCCACCCACGCCGCCGCGTACTTCCCGCTCGACCCGCACCAGTGGCGCGGCAGGCGCCTCAGACCCTCCCCACCGGGCTGGGCCGTCGACGCCCCGGACCGGTTCGGGGCCGCGGCCTCGGCCCTGCGGAGTCAAGGACTGAGGATCGAAGCCTGGCTGGTGCTCACGCACAGCACCGCGGCGGGGGAGCGCGCCCCCGATCTGACCGTACGCAACGCGTTCGACGAGCGATACGGATACGCCCTGTGCCCGGCACAGCCCGAAGTGGCCGCGTACGCACAGCAGTTGGTCCGCTCCTTCTGCGAACGCCACGACGCCGCCGAGGTGCCGGCGCTGATGCTGGAGGCCTGCGGCTGGCTGGGCTTCGAGCACGGCAGCCACCACGAGAAGACAGCGGGCGCCGACCTCAGCGGAGGCTGCCGCGATCTGCTGTCGATCTGCCTGTGCACCGCTTGCCGCAAGGGGATCGAAGCCCGCGGGGGAGACCCCGCCGACATTGCCCGGACAGCGTGCCGCACCGTCGACGCGGAGATGCGCGACGGCGTACGCGCCCCGGACACGCTCGCCGAGTCCCTCGGCGAACGGGCGGCACAAGCCCTCCTGCGCCACCGCCAGTTCGTGATCGAGGACCTGACACGACAACTGGCGGCGGTGGCACCCGGCCGGGAACTGCTCCTCATGGCGGACGGCGACCCACAGGCCACCGGCCCCGACAGCGGACTCGACCTGAGCCGCTTCGGCGGCCGGGCCACTGCCGTCGTCCTCAAGTGCTGGGACGACGAGAACCGGGCGGTGGCCCGCGTCGAGGAAGCGGTGCGGCACAGCACACGGCCGGTCATCGCCAATGTGTCGGTACTGGACGAACACCCCGCCCATCTCACCAGGCGAGTCACCCGGCTGCTGGCCGCGGGAGCACGTCAGATCCGCTACTACCACGCGGGCCTGTCCTCACCCGCGCGCCTACGGGCACTGCACATGGCCAACGCGCAGCAAGCGGTGCGAGCCACCGCGGGAGCAGTTACTCGGACAACGGAGGGAGCAGCATGACGAACGAGTCACTCACCGGGCTGTATGTGATGGATCCGGCGCGCTTCGACGACGTCTACGGGGAAGCCGAACGCACCGCCATCGAAAGCTGTTTGACCATCAAGGAGCCCCCGCGCTCGGCGGCGGACCTGTCGCCGGACCTGCTGGCGGGAGTCGATGTCCTCGTCACCGGCTGGGGCGCGCCCCGGCTCACCGCCGAGCTGCTGGACAGCGCCCCACGACTCGCCCTCGTCCTGTATGCCGCAGGATCCGTACGCCCCCTGGTGACCGAGGAGTCCTGGGCGCGCGGAGTGCGGGTCACCTCCGCGGGCACGGTGATCGCGGACAAGGTGGCGGACTTCGCGCTCGCCCAGATCCTGTACGCACTCAAGCACGGCTGGCGCTATGTCCTGACCGCACGGCGCACCCGGGCGGCGGCTGTCCGACGAAGTGAACTCGGCACCACCGGAGCGACCGTCGGCCTTGTCTCCCTCGGAGCCACCGGGCGGGCCACCGCACGGCTCCTGGCCAGACACGGCGTGCGCGTGCTGGCCCACGACCCCTATGTGCCCGTCGCCACGGCTCATGCCCTCGGCGTCGAACTCACCACACTGGAGGGCGTGTTCGCCGAGAGCGATGTCGTGAGCCTGCACGCCCCGCTGCTCGACGAGACACGAGCCATGGTCGACGCCCGGCTGCTGCGCTCCATGCGGCCCGACGCCACGCTGGTCAACACCGCGCGCGGCGGCCTCGTCGACGAGGCCGCGCTGGTGACCGTGCTCGGAGAACGCGCCGACCTGTTCGCCGTACTCGACGTCACCGACCCCGAGCCCTCGCCGCCCGGATCACCGCTGTTCGAGCTGGACAACGTGGTGGTCACCCCGCATCTGGCCGGCAGCCTCGGCCCGGAACGGCGCCTGCTGGGCCGGGCCATGGCCGAGGAACTGGCCCGGTACGTCGCCGGGAGCCCACTGCGTCACGAGGTGGCCGCCGCGTCGATGGAGCACGCCGCATGAGCGCAACCGCCTTCACTCTGGTCATGGTTCCGCCCTTGTCGGCGGAAGCCCGATCCTGGCCCGACAGACTCACGGAGGCCGTACCGGGGATCGAGGTCCTCTGCCCCAATGGGCGTCAGGACGTCGACGCCGCACTGGTCCGCGCCGACGCCGCGTACGGCACACTCACACCCGAACTCCTCGGCTCCGCAGGCCGGTTGCGCTGGCTGCAAGCACCTCAGGCCGGCC is drawn from Streptomyces liliifuscus and contains these coding sequences:
- a CDS encoding sugar phosphate isomerase/epimerase family protein; translation: MRVLVLTKPFGDLSPSELADQLAEAGADGADLLVRDGQTVTPSTSWRIAETSRALHGNGLETGLVSTDLTSADSESERVVGHCAEAGVPLMRVGFYRYDAGADYAACLDRARRDLASLAELAARHGVRLVLALHHGTLHPSAAHASRLLDGRDDVLVHPDPGNQAKEGSEDWRLTVDVLGGLDRVGCVGVKNAVWEPGAARGSWTCRWQPLADGGVVPWATILPGLEELGYTGPLSLHVHYPADDPLAAVRRDLGFLRGMQSGPTATSPAH
- a CDS encoding ABC transporter substrate-binding protein, coding for MGTGHRVGASRIGRLALAPLLLAPLLAGCGGSSGSSGTTLKIWDYSAEQTDFHKKAAEEFHRQHPDITVQWQSIAQDEYKRTLPLAFQSGQGPDIFYWSDNGPLAMSQLLNQKWIQPLNEGSALPASFTKRWPEGSFIDGVNQLDGKTYAFPFSESTYWGPGYMFLNKKVFGDAGLDTAKPPKTWSELKSACAQIKARTKAYCIASPSKDVDFQRIFYALAAGEYTFNDGFFDYRKGTFSLAEPQAQKVFAFIQELKKDGYLAPGTNDKSFSRQQFATGQAGIIMDGTWTPSVFKSLGLESSKYSIAAHPVPDSGAKGALWSQPDGNKYWVSANTKQSKAAWTFMNWLTRPDGYFAEQYLEGGFGTLAFADNDRYIKDPAMRQIMGIAGKPGYRVDLPLPVTKCPDLVKSQAYVKAIGERPNWEYEAMSGALSGDKSLKPEAERVVEHRQKTLTAELKKEAAQGLKVSLDCFTFPDWSYTSDYRPAK
- a CDS encoding hydroxyacid dehydrogenase, whose product is MTNESLTGLYVMDPARFDDVYGEAERTAIESCLTIKEPPRSAADLSPDLLAGVDVLVTGWGAPRLTAELLDSAPRLALVLYAAGSVRPLVTEESWARGVRVTSAGTVIADKVADFALAQILYALKHGWRYVLTARRTRAAAVRRSELGTTGATVGLVSLGATGRATARLLARHGVRVLAHDPYVPVATAHALGVELTTLEGVFAESDVVSLHAPLLDETRAMVDARLLRSMRPDATLVNTARGGLVDEAALVTVLGERADLFAVLDVTDPEPSPPGSPLFELDNVVVTPHLAGSLGPERRLLGRAMAEELARYVAGSPLRHEVAAASMEHAA
- a CDS encoding LacI family DNA-binding transcriptional regulator, translated to MTENPRTSAEPDPSKDGMPGKSEPTGAAGASAVASASAVASASVAKKGARQRRVTITDVGTAAGVSTSTVSRVLNGTARVDPELARRVQDAVAELGYRPNAAAQGLARGEAGAIGVLVPDLSNPYFPDVLKSVSAVARSHGRRVMVMESDEDAASEHELAEDLMRCCDGVLLCSPRMNRAELVDLSMRGHPVVLVNRIVPGLSLPSVSVDFYGGMTLVCGHLTQLGHRRVAYLSGPEASWANAERIRAFDAAAAFGVDVTVIPCGHTARHGYAAADAVRDSGVTAVVAYNDLVALGAVTALEESGLRVPEDMSVIGCDDISLDDLPSSRRLTTASLARDELGRQAAQTLEALMVANGDTEPRVIPMELRVRHTSGPPAVSAH
- a CDS encoding carbohydrate ABC transporter permease, yielding MSRPELRTPRAPRLSRLSRPARANLIALPLLIVVGLVWVYPFLWIVAGAFKTQTGLFTGGASLMPDQWNFDNFRRAWVDAGFSRYFFNTILYAVVSTVIELFKSALCGYILARYEFPGRKLLHRMIIATLFVPVASIIIPQFVLVERLGLLNTQAGVILAMSGAAGALYVLLFIGFFSGIPSDLFDAAKLDGAGFLRTFRLVLPLAKPVIAVVVIFQFITNWNEFNIPLVFTLGQPDLQNLAVGMLSFKGEHSVDWTGFAAGMTLSVIPMLIVFVFFQSYFVRGLAGATKE
- a CDS encoding haloacid dehalogenase type II, translating into MAEAYGIEVVVFDILGTMVDEPGGLRAAIRDAVPGADDTSVEQLLTVWRDHVEREQQRIAEEGRAYTNTEVIDREAAQRVADRAGLTDAGAIARLATASQRLKPWDDSVTGLTRLARRFPVLGLSNASRATLLSLNAYAQLGWHQALSAEDAQAYKPAPEVYRLALDAAGCPSERVLMVAAHAWDLRGAQAVGMRIAYVHRPVGDPPASTDTFNWRSDTLDELVTELTA
- a CDS encoding alpha-amylase family protein is translated as MTTEPPGSVDLSGTFAYTWDLVGDPAAAERIASLGVGAVVLQAAYHSVRAMTPYHPAHRTVHATHAAAYFPLDPHQWRGRRLRPSPPGWAVDAPDRFGAAASALRSQGLRIEAWLVLTHSTAAGERAPDLTVRNAFDERYGYALCPAQPEVAAYAQQLVRSFCERHDAAEVPALMLEACGWLGFEHGSHHEKTAGADLSGGCRDLLSICLCTACRKGIEARGGDPADIARTACRTVDAEMRDGVRAPDTLAESLGERAAQALLRHRQFVIEDLTRQLAAVAPGRELLLMADGDPQATGPDSGLDLSRFGGRATAVVLKCWDDENRAVARVEEAVRHSTRPVIANVSVLDEHPAHLTRRVTRLLAAGARQIRYYHAGLSSPARLRALHMANAQQAVRATAGAVTRTTEGAA
- a CDS encoding carbohydrate ABC transporter permease; protein product: MALAPASPHPPDTATATATRPGKVARRPKPSSEPPEGNRERAKGRDRLWVAAFLVPFLVLYMGFTLWPLIATVYYSFFDWSGSGPLDNFVGGDNYSRILGDPLFWQAVVNTLLFAVGTTLIKLPLSLLAALVMTRKWLRAKRALRTVFFAPLIIPVAMAGLVFTYLLNPSNGALNSALHGLGLTDGTTDVFANRWTALLALVLISVWQVFGQYMIYWMAALQNVPDELYEAAELDGASEWQKLTRITLPLIRPVAVVIVMLALVNAMHVFGLVVTLTGGGPGTSTYVVSYFIYKQAFGSMPFAYGYASAAALLFSVMAFLLVTSQGLFVRRAQKMRKEYGV
- a CDS encoding alpha/beta hydrolase family protein, which codes for MSASASVSASARTADTVSSPAPVLSVSPVVLPAPGRAVDLQIRVSAPVTGSDLPIILLSHGQGYSNHLSSLNGYAPLANYWAAHGFVVIQPTHLSSRTLSLDPSTPGAPLHWRSRAEDMTRILDQLDVIEAAVPQLLGRLDHSKVAVAGHSMGGHTASLLLGARLTDPDDGTEVNLAEPRIRAGVLLAAPGRGGDALTESVAESLSFFLTTDFSKMTTPTLVVAGDKDTSAHLTVAGADWHADPYVLSPGPKSLLTLFDAEHGLGGVSGYDVAETTDENIERVAAVQRLTCAYLRSELFPGDSAWQEARDALTADANPLGRVESK